In Lathyrus oleraceus cultivar Zhongwan6 chromosome 2, CAAS_Psat_ZW6_1.0, whole genome shotgun sequence, the DNA window ACTACAATTTCACATCGATCACACAGTACATTCTTTTGGCTATTTCATATGCAATCTAGAAACAGCAAAAGTATACTTTTTGGATATGTATCAAGAAGTATTAGTATAGGATACGCATCAGACACCTATAGATACTCTTCTATTTTTGAAGTATATCTAGATGCCGTCGATAACAGTTTTTTGAAATATGCAGGTCCAACTCCAAATGTGGACATCGTGCTATCGATTTGTTTGCAGAACGACCTTCCAATAGGACAAAGTGGTAAAACTGTGATTCAATCGCAGTTGCCAGGAGGTCCTGCTCCTGCTACTAGTGAACTTTCTGATAGCAAGCATTGTGGGAAAAGAAAAGAATTAGACAGTATGTGCATAATCTATTTTTGACATCAAATATACAAGAATGTGCTTTTAGCTTTTCTTATTCTAGTGTTTTGACATCAAACTCCAATTTTAACATGATTGATATTTGTTATTATAATGTTTAGCACAAGAAGATGATGAGACTACATCTCTCCAAAGCCAACCGCCTCCTCGCGACGCTTTCCGGATACGACAATTCCTGAAAGCTCGAGCCAACAGCACATCACAAACGGGATCAGTTTCATATGGAAGTGCACTTTCTGGCGATTTATCTGGCAGCACTGGTAGATAACTTAAGTATTGCATTTGCCAGTAGCAACAATGTATGATGTTATTAATTGGTCAGGAGTATGTAAATATGGATCCAAATCACATTCTCTTATAGATAATAcaaatataatataattattGTAAACTTGATCAGGAAAGTAGCCATGAACTCTCTCATTGAAACCATGTTTATACAAAGAGAATTCATATCTTTACACACCTACACCGTATACAATACAGTTTTTATTCTGTATTAGTTGGAGAAAATTTAGTATTTTTGAAGAGTATATGAAACAAAATGTAGAGCAAAGTCCAATACTAAGCACAATATATTCTTTGATACTAGTAACTTGTGAGTTCATTTGATTTCATTTGATTGAATATAATTATAGACCGTTTTGTTAAGAGAAAAGATTGAATCGGACATCAAGTTTTATCAATTTTAATGATCATTTGACATGTGTTTACAAAACACTACAAGATATATTCTAGAATGTTCTTAGCATATTcatttattattaattattacTGTTTACGATATAGTATCTATATTATTACTAAACAATCTGTATCATTGATTCAATATCAAACGGCTGAAATAAAAAACAATGGAAAGCAATAACTATGTTTAATCCAAATCCAATCTGTAGTGAGGTCCACTTTTGCTATTGGGATGAAACTCTTTCAAACCTTTATTACAACAGAAATACAAGAGTAAAGGAACAACATATTACAGAATTGAAACACTAAAATATAGTTGAAAAGCAATAGAAATCCCATAGATGATATCTTCCTGAAATGCATTCTTAACCTCATTCAAGTTCTAACATCTTCCTGAAATGAAGGACAAACTGGTAAACCTTTTCAGGGTCAGGAAGTACTTTCTTCACAGATTCTCTTTCCAAGCTTCTCTTAATCCAAGCTGAGAATTTTGGTGAGTGATCTTCAATTTTAAATCCACCAAGTTTCTCATATGCTAAAAACCATGCAGAATGAGGAATGGCTATGATGTCAACAAAGCCAAAAGCATCACCACCAAAATAGTCTTTCTCTCCAAGAGCTTCTTCTAGATGCTTTATAACTTCAAGGAAGTCTCTTGTTCCCACTTCTCTCTCTTCTCCATTGCTAGCCCAAATGCTCCTCCCAGTTTCAAATACCTTGCAACACAAGTTATCATATCAAAATCATATATGTGACACAATTTTAAATCATTTTTTGTGTATTTTATCGCAACTAACCTTTTTGTCGATGAAATCAGCCAAAAATCTAGCTTGTGCGCGATCATAAGCATTAGCTGGAAGCAATGGGTTGGAAGGCCAAACCTCATCAATGTAGCTAACAATGATAGCAGATTCAAGAACAGGTTTGTCATTGTGCAAGAACACAGGCACCTTTTGGTGAATAGGATTCGACTTCAAAAGAAGCTCACTTTTTTTCCCAATTATATCCTCTTCATTGCTCACATAATTCACACCTTTCTCTTCCAGAGCAGTTTTCACTCTACCACAAAATGGACTAGCCCAGAAGTCCAAAACAACAACATTGTCTCCCTTTGACATGTTAACAATAATAACTCTTTGGACTCTTACTCTTTTCTTTTCTACTTGTGATGTCTTGAAGTTGTGGGAGAATTACTGAAATTTATAGGAAAACTTAGTTAAAAATTTAAGACTACGATGTTTACTATGTTTTCTTTGTATCTTCCTTCAAAATTGATGTTACTACAATGTTGTTAGTGTCCTTATCTATGTATTGGTTTGAACATGAGAGGAGAGGAGCATATACTACTAGATAGTATCAAATGGCCGGCAAAATGCAACTATGTTTTTTGTTTCATTTGTTGGAATCTAATTATAATTTGTGTTCATTCTATTGAAACTTCTCTCCTCTCCATGATTGAATCAAACAGTGCATTTTGGAAAATATAGCATCTAGGAACATATCCTATCATTGATTGAACTTTGGAGTGTAAAATTGAAAACAATTTGGGAAATCAATATAATATGAAACCATTTTGTACATGTATATACAAAAGAATTGCATCTTGTTTTTTTTCCGATAAAATAGAAAACTAAAATAATTAAAGTTATCCCTACTGCACAGCACTGGCTTCTGAAACTTtcaagcaaacacacatgtgaagaaaataCTCAGGATTCATTAAGTTGTTAACCACCCAAGAAAAAGGTATTTCCGAACTCGGTTCTATCCCTTGAATGCGTACGCACTTGATTTCTGCAATTTCGGGTGTTTGGCAAGATGACGCTGGATCATGTGAACTTTCTCCCTCTTCTCCTTCACTTCGGTTTATGTCTGCATCTCCTTCATTAACAAATGAACTTTCCGGAAAGTACTCGGGCAGAAGTCTTTTAACGGCATCGATTAAGCTAAAGTATTTACCTGCATCCATTGACCATCATGCAACATTAAGATTTGTTTTTCTGAATGGCATGTGACATTAAGAATGTGGATTACCACCATATGCATCTTCATATAAAAGAAAGAACATAGACAAACATGGAAGATATTCAACTTAAAAACTCTATGGAGGATTTTTTTTTCCATGAGACGCGACTTACTGTCTTCCTTATGAATCTCAACAGGTCGGTTGATATACGAGACTTTGTCCCAATTATCAATTTTTGGAGCATCTTCAAAATCATCAAAATCGTCGTTGACAGTCCACAAATATAAGCGAACAGGAATCCTACCTAACAAGATAGTAAACGTTAACCAAAAGTAAGTTTAATATGGATGGGAAAATGTGCGTACATGAAACCAACTGAAGCCACCTATGTCAAAAGTACACCCAAAAAGTTGAGGTAAATATGAATCAAACCATAAATGAAAAAGGAAAGGAGAAAACAGCAAGCCAAATTGGCTAAAAAAACAAGTTGATATTTCTCACTTGTCTTCACTTGTCCAGCAGCTTCAGCATCCCCGGTAGTTTGTTCAGATTTAGTCGAAACTGAATCAATATTTTCTGTATATTGCTCGTCAAAAGTCTCAAGCTTAAGCTTAGATGACACCCGTCTAAAAGATTCCAAGTTACCTGTCATGCAAATGAGTTGACAGAAGTCCATGAGAGGAG includes these proteins:
- the LOC127118333 gene encoding glutathione S-transferase U19 — protein: MSKGDNVVVLDFWASPFCGRVKTALEEKGVNYVSNEEDIIGKKSELLLKSNPIHQKVPVFLHNDKPVLESAIIVSYIDEVWPSNPLLPANAYDRAQARFLADFIDKKVFETGRSIWASNGEEREVGTRDFLEVIKHLEEALGEKDYFGGDAFGFVDIIAIPHSAWFLAYEKLGGFKIEDHSPKFSAWIKRSLERESVKKVLPDPEKVYQFVLHFRKMLELE
- the LOC127118332 gene encoding autophagy protein 5 — translated: MSEAQKYVWKGAIPLQIHLHESEVTTLPPPSPALVLAPRIGYLPLLVSLLKPHFSTALPPGVDTIWFEYNGLPLKWYIPTGVLFDLLCMEPERPWNLTVHFRGYPSNLLLPCEGEDSVKWSFINSLKEAAYVINGNCKNVMNMSQPDQVELWGSVLNGNLESFRRVSSKLKLETFDEQYTENIDSVSTKSEQTTGDAEAAGQVKTSRIPVRLYLWTVNDDFDDFEDAPKIDNWDKVSYINRPVEIHKEDSKYFSLIDAVKRLLPEYFPESSFVNEGDADINRSEGEEGESSHDPASSCQTPEIAEIKCVRIQGIEPSSEIPFSWVVNNLMNPEYFLHMCVCLKVSEASAVQ